The bacterium genomic interval CCCTGGAGTGTCGAACCCCATCTCGCGTCGAGCGATCAGCAGGCAATTTTGGTTTTCAACGAGTGCCGGTTCGAGTGGCGAAACTTAGCCAAAAGATGGTATATCGCGGCGGCTGCGCCCGACGATATCAGGATGAGCGTAGCCCCTTCACGTACGATCGTAGAATCGGGGTCGCCCTGACCTCGTAGATCGAAGAAGGAGCGACGACGATGGCACATTTTGTAGGTCTGGATGTTTCGGTGAAGGAGACGGCGGTGTGTGTCGTCGACGAGGTTGGCGAGGTGGTGTTGGAGCAGAAGGTACCGAGCGAGCCGGACGACATCGTCACGCTGCTGACCTCAATCGGCGAGGCCTATGTCCGGGTCGGGATCGAAGCCGGCCCGCTCTCGCAATGGCTGGTCAACGGTCTGGCTGCCGCCGGGCTGCCGGTTGTCTGCGTCGAGACCCGGCACATGCAAGCGCTGCTCAAGGGGCAGCAGATCAACAAGAGTGACCGCAATGATGCGCGCGGCATCGCGCAGATGATGCGGGTCGGGCTGTTCAAGCCGGTGCATGTGAAGACCCTGGTTGCCCAGGAGCAGCGGATGCTGCTGACCAGCCGCAAGCTGCTCCAGAGAAAACTGCTCGACGTCGAGTGCGATCTACGCGGGACGCTGCGCAACTTCGGTCTCAAGGTGGGCACGGTCAGCACCCGCGGGTACGAGGCGCGGATCCGCGAGCTGGTCGAAGACTTTCCGAAGCTAGCCGCTATCGTGGAACCGCTGCTCACCGTCCGGCGAGTGATGCGCCAGCAGTTCGCGGTCCTCCACAAGATGCTGCTCGACACGGTCCGCCATGACCCGATTTGCCGACGGCTCATGACAGCACCCGGCGTCGGCGTGGTCGTCGCGCTGACTTACCGGGCTACCATTGATCAGCCGCAGCGCTTCGTTCACTCCAGGG includes:
- a CDS encoding IS110 family transposase, which translates into the protein MAHFVGLDVSVKETAVCVVDEVGEVVLEQKVPSEPDDIVTLLTSIGEAYVRVGIEAGPLSQWLVNGLAAAGLPVVCVETRHMQALLKGQQINKSDRNDARGIAQMMRVGLFKPVHVKTLVAQEQRMLLTSRKLLQRKLLDVECDLRGTLRNFGLKVGTVSTRGYEARIRELVEDFPKLAAIVEPLLTVRRVMRQQFAVLHKMLLDTVRHDPICRRLMTAPGVGVVVALTYRATIDQPQRFVHSRAVGAHVGLTPKRFQSGEIDYDGRVSKCGDTMLRTMLYEAAQSLLTHSRKWSWLKAWGMRVAQRRGMRRAIVAVARRLAVILHRMWVDGTEFRWSNGPAVAKAA